Proteins encoded within one genomic window of Rhodobacteraceae bacterium LMO-JJ12:
- a CDS encoding outer membrane lipoprotein carrier protein LolA, which translates to MKLGRLALVTALTSAIAAPAWAEKLSLNAISQYLNGMQTAKGAFTQVNDDGTISTGTIYIKRPGNIRFEYNPPDKTLVLASAGAVAIFDSKTNQGPETYPLNRTPLKIILAKNVDLARANMVTGHTDDGTATIVTAQDPEHPEYGNIQLKFTGNPIELRQWIINDDSGSRTTVVLGALSKGGNLPSRLFDIELNTNRPQR; encoded by the coding sequence ATGAAATTGGGTCGTCTTGCCCTTGTTACCGCCCTAACCAGCGCCATTGCCGCGCCCGCTTGGGCCGAAAAGCTGTCGCTAAACGCAATCTCGCAATACCTCAACGGGATGCAAACCGCCAAAGGCGCGTTCACGCAGGTGAACGATGATGGCACTATTTCGACCGGAACAATCTATATCAAACGACCCGGAAATATTCGTTTCGAATACAATCCACCGGATAAAACCCTCGTTCTGGCCTCGGCCGGTGCGGTAGCGATCTTTGATTCGAAAACCAATCAAGGTCCCGAAACCTATCCGCTCAATCGGACACCACTAAAGATTATCCTCGCCAAGAACGTCGATCTCGCACGCGCCAACATGGTGACCGGCCATACCGACGACGGCACGGCAACAATCGTGACGGCCCAGGACCCGGAACATCCCGAATACGGCAATATTCAGCTCAAGTTCACAGGCAACCCGATCGAGTTGCGCCAATGGATCATCAACGATGATTCGGGCTCGCGCACCACGGTCGTTCTGGGCGCGCTGAGCAAAGGCGGAAACCTGCCTTCGCGGCTGTTTGATATCGAGCTCAACACCAATAGACCCCAGCGCTGA
- a CDS encoding rhodanese-like domain-containing protein produces the protein MGITPVKEMVATAKAQITSLSTQEAEAMVAAGEALLVDIRDPRELSRDGRIEGAFHAPRGMLEFWVDPQSPYFKEALATDKTLVLFCASAWRSALSTKQLKDMGVENIAEMEGGFSAWKKEGRPVAE, from the coding sequence ATGGGCATCACCCCAGTGAAAGAGATGGTCGCGACGGCCAAGGCGCAGATCACATCGCTGTCGACGCAGGAGGCGGAGGCGATGGTAGCGGCGGGAGAGGCGCTGTTGGTGGATATCCGCGATCCGCGCGAGTTGAGCCGTGACGGGCGCATTGAAGGGGCATTTCATGCGCCGCGCGGGATGCTGGAATTCTGGGTCGATCCACAGAGCCCCTATTTCAAGGAAGCGCTGGCGACCGACAAGACGTTGGTGTTGTTTTGCGCCAGTGCCTGGCGTTCGGCACTGTCGACCAAGCAGCTCAAGGACATGGGGGTGGAGAATATCGCCGAGATGGAAGGCGGATTTTCGGCATGGAAGAAGGAAGGGCGACCCGTCGCGGAGTGA
- a CDS encoding Trm112 family protein, with translation MSDSTPAFDRHMLEALVCPQTQSVLEYDASAQELISKPAGLAFPIRDGIPVMLIDEARKLD, from the coding sequence ATGAGTGATTCCACCCCCGCCTTCGACCGCCACATGCTCGAAGCGCTGGTCTGCCCACAAACCCAGAGCGTGCTTGAATATGACGCCAGCGCCCAAGAGTTGATCAGCAAACCCGCTGGTCTGGCCTTTCCGATCCGTGACGGCATCCCGGTGATGCTGATCGACGAGGCGCGCAAGCTCGATTGA
- the trxA gene encoding thioredoxin, which translates to MLELGQTETPTTDLVKDVSEADFMADVIEASKTVPVIVDFWAPWCGPCKTLGPALEGAVQKAGGKVRMAKVNVDENQMIAGQLQVQSIPTVYAFWQGQPVDGFQGALPPSEVTKFVEKTAALAGDGDDGGLAEAVAAAEEMLAEGAAVDAAQTFAAILEEDPANAPAYGGLVRAHIATGDLDQAEAVLNGAPAEISEKPELEAAHAQLDLAKQAANAGPVGELQAAVEANGDNHQARLDLAMALHASGDVQGAVDQLLELFRRDREWNEAAAKAQLLKIFEALPPQDPIALNGRRKLGSMILV; encoded by the coding sequence ATGCTCGAACTTGGACAAACCGAAACCCCCACCACCGATCTGGTCAAGGACGTCTCGGAAGCCGATTTCATGGCCGACGTGATCGAGGCCAGTAAGACTGTCCCCGTGATCGTTGATTTCTGGGCACCGTGGTGCGGCCCCTGCAAAACGCTTGGCCCGGCGCTGGAAGGGGCTGTGCAAAAAGCAGGCGGCAAAGTCCGCATGGCCAAGGTCAATGTCGATGAAAACCAGATGATCGCGGGCCAGCTACAGGTGCAATCCATCCCTACAGTCTATGCCTTTTGGCAGGGCCAGCCGGTCGATGGGTTCCAAGGCGCGCTACCGCCCTCGGAAGTTACGAAATTCGTCGAGAAAACCGCTGCCCTCGCGGGTGACGGCGATGATGGAGGCCTGGCCGAGGCGGTCGCCGCCGCAGAAGAAATGCTCGCGGAAGGCGCCGCTGTCGACGCCGCGCAAACCTTCGCCGCAATCCTTGAGGAAGATCCCGCGAATGCCCCCGCCTATGGCGGACTGGTGCGCGCGCACATCGCAACGGGCGATCTTGATCAGGCCGAAGCCGTACTCAACGGCGCCCCTGCCGAGATTTCCGAAAAACCCGAGCTTGAAGCCGCCCATGCGCAACTCGATCTGGCAAAGCAGGCCGCCAACGCCGGACCCGTCGGCGAGCTGCAAGCCGCCGTTGAAGCGAATGGCGACAATCATCAGGCGCGGCTTGATCTGGCCATGGCGCTACATGCGAGCGGAGACGTCCAGGGCGCCGTCGATCAACTGCTCGAATTGTTCCGTCGTGACCGGGAATGGAACGAGGCCGCCGCCAAGGCTCAGCTTTTGAAGATTTTCGAAGCCTTGCCACCGCAGGACCCCATCGCGCTCAACGGTCGCCGCAAGCTCGGCTCGATGATCTTGGTCTAA
- a CDS encoding amidase — MKDWLWMSMADLGRRIGVGEIDPIDLAETYLSAIKAHPLQDRIYARLTETRAMAEAEAAAARAKSGHRRGPLDGVPLSWKDLFDTAGVATEAGSALLKGRVPDEDAWVLKNATAAGTVCLGKTHMSELAFSGLGYNPSTATPPCVNDEGAVSGGSSSGAATSVAFGLAPCGVGSDTGGSVRIPAAWNDLVGLKTTATRIPLTGTVPLCARFDTIGPLCRSLEDAALMLAVLEGGQPADLTGASAKGLRIGALQTGALENTRETPMAAYTDALEKLVDAGVIIEKFDAPEVTKALAQSAVTFTSEAYGTWSDVIEAAPDKMYHQILERFRTGKAFSGPEYVRAWQVLDECRAAWNARVAGYDAVILPSAPIMPPNVERLETDQDYYISENLLALHNTRIGNVLGLSAITLPTGHPSCGVILMGKPFAEEALLRVAAACETVLSKAKA, encoded by the coding sequence ATGAAAGATTGGCTTTGGATGAGTATGGCCGACCTGGGTCGTAGGATCGGTGTGGGCGAGATTGATCCGATCGATCTGGCCGAGACCTATCTGAGCGCAATCAAGGCCCATCCTTTGCAAGACCGGATTTATGCCCGCCTGACCGAGACCCGCGCAATGGCCGAAGCGGAAGCAGCGGCGGCGCGTGCCAAATCCGGGCACCGGCGCGGCCCCCTCGACGGTGTGCCACTCAGTTGGAAAGATCTCTTTGACACCGCCGGTGTTGCGACCGAGGCAGGCTCGGCCCTGCTAAAGGGTCGCGTACCCGATGAAGATGCCTGGGTATTGAAGAACGCCACGGCGGCGGGCACCGTCTGTCTCGGGAAAACGCATATGTCAGAACTGGCCTTTTCCGGGCTGGGCTATAACCCATCGACCGCGACGCCACCTTGCGTGAACGACGAAGGCGCGGTCTCGGGCGGGTCTTCCTCCGGGGCGGCAACATCGGTCGCCTTTGGTCTAGCGCCCTGCGGCGTCGGCTCGGACACTGGCGGCTCGGTGCGCATACCTGCCGCCTGGAATGATCTCGTTGGGCTGAAGACCACCGCAACTCGGATACCGCTCACTGGCACGGTGCCGCTTTGCGCGCGCTTCGACACTATTGGTCCGCTCTGTCGCAGCCTCGAAGATGCTGCCTTGATGCTGGCCGTTCTGGAAGGCGGGCAGCCCGCCGATCTGACCGGCGCTTCGGCCAAGGGGCTGCGCATCGGCGCGCTCCAGACTGGCGCGCTGGAAAACACACGCGAAACTCCGATGGCGGCCTATACCGACGCGCTCGAAAAATTGGTCGATGCGGGTGTTATCATCGAAAAATTCGACGCCCCCGAAGTGACCAAAGCCCTGGCCCAATCCGCCGTCACCTTCACCAGCGAGGCCTATGGCACCTGGAGCGATGTGATCGAGGCCGCCCCGGACAAGATGTATCATCAGATCCTTGAGCGTTTCCGCACGGGCAAAGCCTTTTCTGGTCCCGAATATGTGCGCGCCTGGCAGGTGCTGGACGAGTGCCGCGCGGCGTGGAATGCCCGTGTCGCGGGCTATGACGCCGTGATCCTGCCCTCGGCGCCGATCATGCCGCCCAACGTTGAACGGCTTGAAACCGATCAAGATTATTACATCAGCGAAAACCTTCTTGCCCTGCACAACACACGCATCGGTAATGTTCTGGGTCTCTCGGCGATCACCCTGCCAACGGGTCATCCCTCTTGTGGTGTAATTCTGATGGGAAAACCCTTTGCAGAAGAAGCGCTTTTGCGGGTTGCCGCTGCGTGCGAGACGGTATTGAGCAAAGCCAAAGCTTGA
- a CDS encoding DNA translocase FtsK 4TM domain-containing protein: protein MAYQTRGRDPLLDSNMAQAIEKRGKELIGFALLFCGLAAVAMIGSYAPSDPWWMSATDAPVQNWLGRFGASLAAPMFMIVGWGSWGVAIVLLAWGLRFALHRGNERAISRLIFAPIWVALLSIYAATLVPGPEWTHSFGMGGLFGKTALGSLINILPISATTGLKLLSLVLGASMVALGAFVLGFTKGELRQTGRFLLIGLILLYATLMALLGRTARGALSTAQSLQARNAERRERRAQAAADAAEWSAMQEAQAEALPAAPNPIHVQDPDFRTAGAAEYEVERQGLLSRATNLIRRPEPMPESDPEPELVERAMHYEHEPEAPSDEHIKARIADVIKSRVRQNPAVQMPLTKGRGRGPEPLLLNTHDGSPLPPEPPLTARDVQAYAAPSLQPDFEPDFEDPELVEDHLPLKPAEVPQPTMAIPTPQPKKVVQQPQRKPIQPSTRARAEAQPSLQFEDNRAAYELPPLSLLSNPINIERHHLSDEALEENARMLETVLDDYGVKGEIVSVRPGPVVTMYELEPAPGLKASRVIGLADDIARSMAALSARVSTVPGRSVIGIELPNDNREMVSFREILSSREFGDGNHKLPLALGKDIGGDPVVANLAKMPHLLIAGTTGSGKSVAINTMILSLLYKLTPEECRMIMIDPKMLELSVYDGIPHLLSPVVTDPKKAVVALKWVVGEMEERYRKMSKMGVRNIDGYNSRVADALAKGETFDRTVQTGFDDDTGEPIFESEEITPVKMPYIVVIVDEMADLMMVAGKEIEACIQRLAQMARASGIHIIMATQRPSVDVITGTIKANFPTRISFQVTSKIDSRTILGEMGAEQLLGMGDMLYMAGGAKITRCHGPFVSDEEVEEIVTHLKAYGPPEYVGGVVQGVDDEKADNIDAVLGLSTGGNTNGEDALYDQAVAIVIKDRKCSTSYIQRKLGIGYNKAARLVEQMEDESLVSAANHVGKREILIPEQG from the coding sequence ATGGCATACCAGACACGAGGCCGCGATCCGCTTCTCGACAGCAACATGGCACAGGCCATCGAAAAACGCGGCAAGGAGCTGATCGGTTTTGCGCTACTCTTTTGCGGGTTGGCTGCTGTTGCAATGATCGGGTCTTACGCGCCCTCTGATCCATGGTGGATGTCGGCCACAGATGCGCCGGTGCAAAACTGGCTTGGCCGGTTTGGTGCGTCTCTTGCCGCGCCGATGTTCATGATCGTCGGCTGGGGCAGCTGGGGTGTCGCCATCGTTCTGCTGGCATGGGGTCTTCGCTTTGCGCTGCATCGTGGTAACGAACGCGCCATTTCACGGCTGATCTTTGCGCCGATCTGGGTGGCGTTGCTATCGATCTATGCCGCCACTTTGGTGCCCGGCCCGGAATGGACCCATTCGTTCGGAATGGGCGGGTTGTTTGGCAAAACCGCCCTCGGCAGTCTGATCAACATCCTCCCAATCAGCGCCACCACCGGGCTCAAGCTCCTGTCGCTTGTCCTGGGTGCGTCCATGGTCGCCCTCGGTGCATTCGTTCTGGGTTTCACCAAGGGCGAACTCCGCCAAACCGGACGTTTCCTGCTGATCGGTCTGATTTTGCTTTATGCCACACTGATGGCGCTGCTGGGCCGCACGGCCCGGGGCGCGCTTTCCACTGCGCAATCGCTTCAGGCCCGCAATGCCGAGCGCCGCGAACGTCGCGCCCAAGCCGCCGCTGACGCTGCGGAATGGTCCGCCATGCAAGAGGCCCAGGCCGAGGCACTCCCCGCCGCCCCCAATCCGATTCATGTGCAAGACCCCGATTTCCGCACTGCTGGCGCAGCCGAGTACGAGGTCGAACGGCAGGGACTTCTTTCGCGCGCGACCAATCTGATTCGCCGCCCCGAACCGATGCCCGAATCCGATCCCGAGCCCGAACTTGTCGAGCGCGCGATGCACTATGAGCACGAGCCCGAGGCGCCCAGCGACGAACACATCAAGGCGCGCATCGCCGATGTGATCAAGTCGCGTGTGCGGCAAAACCCTGCGGTGCAGATGCCGTTAACCAAGGGACGCGGACGCGGACCCGAGCCATTGCTGCTCAACACCCATGACGGCAGCCCCCTGCCGCCCGAACCGCCGCTGACTGCGCGCGACGTTCAGGCCTATGCCGCACCCAGCTTGCAACCTGATTTCGAACCCGACTTCGAAGACCCCGAATTGGTCGAAGATCACCTTCCGCTCAAACCTGCGGAAGTCCCCCAGCCGACCATGGCGATCCCGACACCACAACCCAAAAAGGTGGTGCAGCAGCCCCAGCGCAAGCCGATTCAGCCCTCGACCCGTGCACGGGCCGAGGCCCAGCCTTCGCTGCAATTCGAAGACAATCGCGCGGCCTATGAACTGCCCCCGCTGTCGCTTTTGTCCAACCCGATCAACATCGAACGGCACCACCTGTCTGACGAAGCGCTGGAAGAAAACGCGCGCATGCTGGAAACTGTACTCGATGACTACGGAGTGAAAGGCGAGATCGTGTCGGTCCGCCCCGGCCCCGTTGTGACAATGTACGAACTTGAACCGGCACCGGGTCTCAAGGCATCGCGTGTGATCGGCCTTGCCGATGATATCGCGCGCTCGATGGCCGCCCTCTCGGCGCGGGTCTCCACCGTTCCGGGCCGCTCTGTCATCGGCATCGAACTGCCCAATGATAACCGCGAGATGGTCAGTTTCCGTGAAATCCTGTCGTCGCGCGAATTCGGCGATGGCAATCACAAACTCCCCCTCGCGCTGGGCAAGGATATCGGCGGCGACCCCGTGGTGGCCAACCTCGCCAAGATGCCCCACCTTCTGATCGCGGGCACCACCGGCTCGGGTAAATCCGTCGCAATCAATACGATGATCCTGTCGCTTCTCTACAAGCTGACGCCTGAAGAGTGCCGCATGATCATGATCGACCCCAAGATGCTCGAACTATCCGTCTATGACGGCATTCCGCATCTTCTGTCCCCGGTCGTAACAGACCCTAAAAAGGCGGTTGTGGCGCTGAAATGGGTCGTCGGCGAGATGGAAGAGCGTTATCGCAAGATGTCCAAGATGGGCGTGCGCAACATTGATGGCTACAATTCCCGCGTCGCCGATGCGCTGGCCAAGGGCGAAACCTTTGATCGCACCGTGCAAACCGGGTTTGATGATGACACCGGTGAACCCATATTCGAAAGCGAAGAAATCACACCGGTGAAAATGCCCTATATCGTCGTTATCGTCGACGAAATGGCCGACCTCATGATGGTCGCGGGCAAGGAAATCGAAGCCTGCATTCAACGCCTCGCACAAATGGCGCGCGCCTCGGGCATTCACATCATCATGGCGACTCAGCGCCCCTCGGTCGATGTCATCACCGGCACGATCAAGGCCAACTTCCCCACCCGAATTTCGTTTCAGGTCACATCCAAGATCGACAGCCGCACCATCCTTGGCGAAATGGGCGCCGAACAGCTCTTGGGCATGGGCGATATGCTCTACATGGCCGGTGGTGCCAAGATCACGCGTTGCCACGGCCCGTTTGTCTCTGATGAAGAGGTCGAGGAAATCGTCACCCATCTCAAAGCCTATGGTCCGCCCGAATATGTCGGCGGTGTCGTGCAGGGCGTTGACGATGAAAAGGCCGACAATATCGACGCCGTTCTCGGCCTTTCGACAGGTGGCAACACCAATGGCGAAGACGCGCTTTACGACCAAGCGGTTGCCATCGTCATCAAGGATCGCAAATGCTCCACCTCCTACATTCAGCGCAAGCTCGGCATTGGTTATAACAAAGCCGCACGACTCGTTGAGCAAATGGAGGACGAAAGCCTCGTCTCGGCTGCCAACCACGTCGGCAAACGCGAAATTCTGATTCCCGAACAAGGGTAA
- a CDS encoding aminotransferase class I/II-fold pyridoxal phosphate-dependent enzyme, protein MFPDRFSNLPDYAFPRLRALLDRHQPGGAVTHMTIGEPKHAFPPWVTDIIAENAAGFNSYPPNDGSPELLSAIADWLKRRYGVTVDSSTQIMALNGTREGLYNACMALVPEKVRGEQPLVLLPNPFYQVYMVSAISVNARPVLVPATRATGYLPDYSGLPTDMLNRVAAAYICSPSNPQGAVASRDYLRELIGLAEQFDFKIFADECYSEIWRNEAPPGALEIAAEMGADPERVVVFHSLSKRSNLPGLRSGFVAGGPESIARMKQLRTYGGAPLPLPLQAAAAAVWRDEEHVSENRRLYQEKYAVADEVFSGVQAYQGPEAGFFLWLPVEDGEAAALKAWKETGVRVLPGAYLAREVNDHNPGRGYIRAAMVAPKQEMQQGLIRLRDCIYS, encoded by the coding sequence ATGTTTCCCGATCGGTTTTCGAACCTACCGGACTACGCGTTCCCGCGCCTGCGCGCGCTGTTGGACCGACACCAACCCGGTGGCGCGGTAACACACATGACAATTGGCGAACCGAAACATGCGTTTCCGCCCTGGGTCACTGATATCATTGCCGAAAATGCCGCTGGTTTTAACAGCTACCCGCCCAATGACGGCTCGCCGGAATTGCTGAGCGCCATCGCCGATTGGCTCAAGCGCCGCTACGGCGTGACGGTTGATTCGTCCACACAGATCATGGCCCTCAATGGCACCCGCGAAGGGCTCTACAATGCCTGCATGGCGCTGGTGCCCGAGAAGGTGCGCGGCGAACAACCGCTCGTTTTGCTGCCCAACCCGTTTTATCAGGTCTACATGGTATCTGCGATTTCGGTGAATGCACGGCCCGTTCTTGTCCCTGCCACCCGTGCCACCGGTTATTTGCCTGACTACTCCGGCCTGCCCACCGATATGCTCAATCGTGTCGCTGCCGCCTATATCTGTTCGCCCTCCAATCCACAGGGCGCAGTGGCCAGCCGCGATTACCTGCGCGAGTTGATCGGCTTGGCTGAACAATTTGATTTCAAGATTTTCGCCGATGAATGCTACTCCGAGATTTGGCGCAACGAGGCGCCTCCCGGCGCACTCGAAATCGCTGCCGAGATGGGCGCCGACCCCGAGCGTGTGGTGGTCTTTCATTCGCTCTCCAAACGCTCAAACCTGCCTGGGCTGCGCTCCGGCTTTGTCGCCGGTGGGCCAGAAAGCATCGCGAGGATGAAACAACTGCGCACCTATGGCGGCGCACCATTGCCCCTGCCGTTGCAGGCTGCGGCTGCGGCCGTCTGGCGCGACGAAGAACATGTGAGCGAAAACCGTCGCCTCTATCAGGAAAAATACGCCGTCGCCGATGAGGTCTTTTCCGGCGTGCAGGCTTACCAAGGCCCCGAGGCAGGATTTTTTCTCTGGCTTCCCGTCGAGGATGGCGAAGCCGCCGCGCTCAAAGCGTGGAAAGAGACCGGCGTGCGGGTTCTGCCCGGCGCCTATCTCGCTCGCGAAGTCAATGATCACAACCCGGGGCGGGGATACATTCGGGCGGCAATGGTCGCCCCCAAACAAGAAATGCAGCAGGGGCTAATCCGGCTTCGCGACTGCATCTACAGCTGA
- the hspQ gene encoding heat shock protein HspQ, which translates to MRKTLAKYHLGQIVRHRKHPFRGVVFDVDPEFNNTEEWYDAIPEESRPEKEQPFYHLLAENDQSYYVAYVSEQNLIADYSGEPVDHPDIPDLFGPFEDGTYPLHFQLN; encoded by the coding sequence ATGCGTAAAACACTAGCAAAGTACCACTTGGGCCAGATCGTCCGACACCGGAAACATCCGTTTCGCGGCGTTGTCTTCGATGTCGACCCCGAATTTAACAATACCGAAGAATGGTATGATGCCATTCCCGAAGAATCGCGCCCTGAAAAGGAACAGCCGTTCTATCACCTGTTGGCCGAAAATGATCAAAGCTACTACGTAGCTTATGTCAGCGAACAAAACCTGATCGCCGACTATTCCGGGGAACCCGTTGATCATCCGGATATCCCCGATCTCTTCGGCCCGTTCGAAGACGGAACCTATCCGCTGCATTTCCAACTGAATTGA
- a CDS encoding UbiH/UbiF/VisC/COQ6 family ubiquinone biosynthesis hydroxylase, producing MTYDSDIVIVGGGLNGPALALALAGKGFSVTVVDALPEKQRKTAGFDGRAYALALASKRLLARIGIWQMVENHAQPMVEIKAADGRAGEGAAPFFLHFDSAEIEEGPMGFMLEDRFLRRAFLDAMSQNDAITQIEGRVVAQAADVGGVTVTLESGAALRARLLVGCDGRASGTAVRAGIKRTGWDYGQSALVCAIAHEKPHNGIAHQLFMPGGPLAILPLPGNVCSIVWAESHENAAAINALSDADFMEVLRPRFGDFLGPIKLKGKRFSYPLNLTIADSFMAERLALIGDAAHGMHPIAGQGLNAGLRDVGALVDVLSVAARRGEDYASALVLARYQEWRRFDVQTLAMATDLTNRLFSNDNPLLRAARDLGMGAVNAIPGLRRTFMREAAGLTGELPELMKA from the coding sequence ATGACATATGACAGCGATATTGTGATTGTCGGCGGAGGGTTGAACGGCCCGGCGCTGGCCTTGGCCTTGGCGGGTAAAGGGTTTTCGGTGACAGTGGTCGACGCGTTGCCCGAAAAGCAGCGCAAGACCGCAGGGTTTGATGGGCGGGCCTATGCGCTGGCTCTGGCGTCAAAGCGGCTGCTTGCGCGCATCGGCATCTGGCAAATGGTCGAGAACCACGCACAGCCGATGGTCGAGATCAAAGCCGCGGACGGGCGTGCGGGCGAAGGGGCAGCACCGTTTTTCCTGCATTTCGACTCAGCCGAGATTGAAGAAGGCCCGATGGGTTTCATGCTGGAAGATCGCTTCCTGCGCCGGGCATTTCTGGACGCGATGAGTCAGAACGATGCGATTACCCAGATCGAGGGCCGTGTCGTGGCACAGGCGGCGGACGTCGGTGGTGTGACAGTAACGTTGGAGAGTGGTGCGGCCCTGCGCGCGCGGCTTCTGGTGGGCTGTGACGGTCGCGCTTCGGGCACGGCGGTGCGGGCGGGGATCAAGCGGACTGGTTGGGACTATGGGCAGAGCGCGCTGGTCTGTGCCATCGCCCATGAAAAGCCGCATAACGGCATCGCGCATCAGCTTTTCATGCCCGGCGGGCCGTTGGCAATTCTACCTTTGCCGGGGAATGTCTGTTCGATCGTATGGGCAGAGAGCCATGAGAATGCAGCTGCGATCAATGCGCTGAGTGATGCTGATTTCATGGAGGTGTTGCGCCCAAGGTTTGGCGATTTTCTCGGGCCGATCAAGCTCAAGGGCAAGCGCTTCAGCTATCCGCTGAACCTGACCATTGCCGATTCTTTCATGGCAGAGCGGCTGGCGCTGATCGGTGATGCGGCGCATGGGATGCATCCGATTGCCGGGCAGGGGTTAAACGCAGGCTTGCGGGATGTTGGTGCGCTGGTGGATGTTCTGAGCGTCGCCGCAAGACGGGGCGAAGACTATGCCTCGGCGCTTGTTCTGGCGCGCTATCAGGAATGGCGGCGGTTTGATGTGCAAACGTTGGCGATGGCGACAGACCTTACTAATAGGCTTTTTTCAAATGATAATCCGCTTCTTCGCGCGGCGCGTGATCTGGGCATGGGGGCGGTGAACGCGATACCTGGGTTGCGGCGGACGTTTATGCGCGAAGCGGCCGGGCTGACCGGGGAATTGCCGGAATTGATGAAAGCTTGA
- a CDS encoding LON peptidase substrate-binding domain-containing protein yields MTSLIDLPEVIPVFPLPGALLLPRSRLPLHIFEPRYLTMLEDALKTPERLIGMIQPYEVPGRSDGSGLMTIGCAGRVTHFSETEDHHYMITLSGVSRFRVLQEVEGFTPYRRAQVSWNGFERDRGGADQDPDFNRARFMTLLSRYFSTKGLNTDWDTLKDAEAELLINSLSMLLEFQPEDKQALLEAPSLSTRRETLVTLIEYSLHGGDDEDLMQ; encoded by the coding sequence ATGACAAGCCTCATCGACCTTCCCGAGGTTATCCCGGTTTTCCCACTCCCCGGCGCGCTATTGCTGCCGCGCTCGCGTCTTCCGTTGCATATTTTCGAGCCGCGTTACCTGACGATGCTCGAAGACGCACTCAAGACGCCGGAGCGGCTGATCGGCATGATCCAACCCTACGAGGTGCCGGGCCGCTCAGATGGTAGCGGGTTAATGACGATCGGTTGCGCCGGACGGGTCACGCACTTCTCTGAAACCGAAGATCACCACTACATGATCACGCTTTCAGGTGTGTCGCGGTTTCGCGTCCTTCAGGAGGTTGAAGGCTTCACCCCATATCGCCGCGCTCAAGTCTCCTGGAACGGTTTCGAGCGCGACCGTGGCGGCGCCGACCAAGACCCCGACTTCAACCGTGCGCGGTTCATGACGCTTCTGAGCCGGTATTTCTCGACCAAAGGGCTCAACACCGATTGGGATACACTGAAAGACGCCGAAGCGGAGCTTTTGATCAATTCCCTGTCGATGCTGCTCGAGTTTCAACCGGAAGACAAACAAGCCCTGCTCGAAGCGCCGTCGCTTTCGACACGCCGCGAAACCCTTGTAACCCTGATTGAATATTCCCTGCATGGCGGGGACGACGAGGATTTGATGCAATGA
- a CDS encoding lytic transglycosylase — protein sequence MSRPLRALILLMLLASCGGGRDYKAPREFDNACTILQSRPHYVRAFRATERKWNVPVHVQMATIYQESRFKADARTPYRWAIGVIPMGRQSSAFGYSQALDGTWKEYLAETGRRSAKRDDIRDATDFMGWYMNTTKARNGIALHDARNQYLAYHEGHTGYSRGSYNSKAWLMRIAGEVGDRAQVYEAQLKGCRRLR from the coding sequence ATGAGCAGACCCCTTCGCGCCCTGATTCTGTTGATGTTGCTGGCCAGTTGTGGCGGCGGACGGGACTATAAGGCCCCGCGCGAGTTCGACAACGCCTGTACCATCCTGCAAAGCAGGCCGCATTATGTGCGCGCGTTTCGCGCGACTGAGAGAAAATGGAACGTGCCAGTGCATGTGCAGATGGCTACGATCTATCAGGAAAGCAGGTTCAAGGCCGATGCGCGCACGCCGTATCGTTGGGCTATCGGGGTAATTCCGATGGGTCGGCAATCGAGCGCCTTTGGCTATTCCCAAGCGCTGGACGGGACCTGGAAGGAATATCTGGCAGAGACGGGCCGTCGCAGTGCCAAGCGCGACGACATTCGCGACGCAACCGATTTCATGGGTTGGTATATGAATACCACCAAAGCGCGCAACGGAATCGCGCTGCATGACGCGCGCAATCAGTATCTGGCCTATCACGAAGGGCATACCGGCTATAGCCGCGGTTCTTACAACAGCAAGGCCTGGCTGATGCGAATCGCGGGTGAAGTGGGCGATAGAGCGCAGGTTTATGAGGCGCAACTCAAAGGGTGCCGACGACTGAGATAG